Proteins found in one Arcobacter sp. F2176 genomic segment:
- the cysK gene encoding cysteine synthase A encodes MKYANDVTELIGNTPLVKLKKASVNGTTVLGKCEFMNPTHSVKDRIGFNMVNEAIKAGKITEGTTVIEPTSGNTGIALASVCAAKGIKLILTMPSSMSIERRKLLKALGAQIVLTEPEKGMKGAVEKANELSESLDNSIVLQQFANEANPDIHRKTTALEILKDTEDKVDVLVIAIGTGGSITGISEVVKAKNPNVKVIAVEPTDSPVLSGGNPGPHKIQGIGAGFVPAVLNTKIYDEIITVSNDDAMETARNLAKDEGLLVGISAGANVFASTALAQREENKGKTIVTILCDTGERYLSTPLYQLDDE; translated from the coding sequence ATGAAATATGCAAATGATGTAACAGAATTAATTGGAAATACGCCTTTAGTAAAATTAAAAAAAGCAAGCGTAAATGGAACAACAGTTTTAGGTAAATGTGAATTTATGAATCCAACTCACTCAGTAAAAGATAGAATTGGATTTAATATGGTTAATGAAGCGATTAAAGCTGGGAAAATAACAGAAGGAACAACTGTAATTGAACCAACAAGTGGAAATACTGGTATTGCTTTAGCATCTGTTTGTGCAGCAAAAGGTATCAAACTAATTCTTACTATGCCTTCAAGCATGAGTATTGAAAGAAGAAAACTTTTAAAAGCCCTTGGAGCTCAAATTGTATTAACTGAGCCTGAAAAAGGTATGAAAGGTGCAGTTGAGAAAGCTAATGAATTAAGTGAATCACTTGATAATTCAATTGTATTACAACAATTTGCAAATGAAGCAAATCCAGATATTCATAGAAAAACTACAGCATTAGAAATTTTAAAAGATACAGAAGATAAAGTTGATGTTTTAGTTATTGCAATTGGTACAGGAGGAAGTATTACAGGTATTTCAGAAGTTGTAAAAGCAAAAAATCCAAATGTAAAAGTAATAGCTGTTGAACCTACTGATTCTCCAGTACTTTCAGGTGGGAATCCTGGTCCTCATAAAATTCAAGGTATTGGTGCTGGATTTGTTCCTGCTGTATTAAATACAAAAATTTATGATGAAATTATCACTGTGTCAAATGACGATGCAATGGAAACTGCTAGAAACTTAGCAAAAGACGAGGGATTATTAGTAGGTATTAGTGCGGGAGCTAATGTATTTGCTTCAACTGCTCTTGCTCAAAGAGAAGAGAATAAAGGTAAAACAATAGTTACTATTCTTTGTGATACAGGGGAAAGATATTTAAGTACTCCATTATATCAATTAGATGATGAATAG
- a CDS encoding Rrf2 family transcriptional regulator, with translation MALISSKGVYGLAAMHELLQNEENKPMQSREISARADIPQSYLEQLLGKLKHAGLVLSTRGSKGGYMLAKDPKDILIKDIIIALEDDIKIIDSKSNNPILNIFFDETKEKTKKLFNLSLKDLTQYQDKYNQYLHYNI, from the coding sequence ATGGCTTTAATCTCCTCAAAAGGTGTGTATGGACTTGCTGCCATGCATGAATTGTTACAAAATGAAGAGAACAAACCAATGCAAAGTAGAGAGATATCAGCAAGAGCTGATATTCCTCAAAGTTATTTAGAACAACTTCTAGGGAAACTTAAACATGCGGGTTTGGTTTTAAGTACAAGAGGTTCAAAAGGTGGCTATATGTTAGCTAAAGATCCAAAAGATATACTTATCAAGGATATTATTATTGCTTTAGAAGATGATATAAAAATCATTGATTCAAAAAGTAATAACCCTATTTTGAATATATTTTTTGACGAAACAAAAGAAAAAACAAAAAAACTATTTAACTTGTCGCTGAAAGATTTAACACAGTATCAAGATAAATATAATCAATACTTACACTACAATATTTAG
- a CDS encoding O-acetylhomoserine aminocarboxypropyltransferase/cysteine synthase family protein has translation MQQDTIAVHAGYNKKEGWGTMNVPIAQTTAFAFRDAEHAANLFALKELGSIYTRLTNPTTDVLEQRFAQLEGGAAALCVASGQSSIFYAIANVASAGDNIIISDKLYGGAVTLLTHTLKRFGIEARVFRVADASNLEEQIDDKTKAIFFESLSNPQIAVADVEGIVSIAKRKGVLTVCDNTVASATLFNPIKWGVDIVVHSTSKYTNGQGSAIGGIIVERDGLSEFFKENSSRYPEFNEPDPSYHGLVYVDVPLPNFCLRARLSLLRDFGAAQSPHNSWILLQTLETLSLRMDKHSSSTLEVAKFLESHPKVKSVNYPGLESNADYKKAQKYFKDGKSSGLLSFEAQSYEDAKKIIDSAKLFSVVVNIGDSKSLIVHPASTTHSQMNEEELIKAGVNPSTVRLSIGLEDPIDLIEDLTQALN, from the coding sequence ATGCAACAAGATACTATTGCAGTCCATGCAGGTTATAATAAAAAAGAGGGATGGGGAACAATGAATGTTCCTATTGCTCAAACTACTGCTTTTGCATTTAGAGATGCAGAGCATGCAGCTAATTTATTTGCCCTTAAAGAGTTAGGGTCTATTTATACAAGACTTACAAATCCTACTACTGATGTATTAGAACAAAGATTTGCACAACTTGAAGGAGGAGCTGCTGCTTTATGTGTAGCTTCAGGGCAAAGTTCAATCTTTTATGCTATTGCAAATGTGGCAAGTGCAGGAGATAATATCATCATCTCTGACAAATTATATGGTGGGGCAGTTACTCTTTTAACTCATACTCTTAAAAGATTTGGTATAGAAGCTAGAGTATTTAGAGTAGCTGATGCTTCTAATTTAGAAGAACAAATTGATGATAAAACAAAAGCAATCTTTTTTGAATCATTATCTAATCCACAAATAGCTGTTGCAGATGTTGAAGGAATAGTTTCTATTGCTAAAAGAAAAGGTGTTTTAACTGTTTGTGATAATACAGTTGCAAGTGCTACTTTATTTAATCCAATCAAATGGGGAGTTGATATAGTAGTTCATTCAACATCAAAATATACAAATGGACAAGGTAGTGCTATTGGTGGGATTATTGTTGAAAGAGATGGTTTATCAGAATTTTTCAAAGAAAATTCTTCAAGATATCCAGAATTTAATGAGCCAGACCCATCATACCATGGTTTAGTTTATGTGGATGTTCCTCTTCCAAACTTTTGTTTAAGAGCAAGATTATCATTACTTAGAGATTTTGGAGCAGCACAATCTCCACATAACTCTTGGATATTACTACAAACTTTAGAGACTCTAAGTTTAAGAATGGATAAACACTCAAGTAGTACTTTAGAAGTTGCAAAATTCTTAGAATCACATCCAAAAGTTAAATCAGTAAACTATCCAGGGTTAGAATCAAATGCTGATTATAAAAAAGCACAAAAATATTTCAAAGATGGAAAATCATCTGGACTATTATCTTTTGAAGCACAATCTTATGAAGATGCTAAAAAAATAATTGATAGTGCAAAACTATTTTCAGTTGTGGTAAATATTGGTGATTCTAAATCATTAATTGTACATCCAGCTTCTACAACTCATTCACAAATGAATGAAGAAGAGTTGATAAAAGCAGGTGTTAATCCTTCAACTGTTAGGCTTTCGATTGGATTAGAAGATCCAATTGATTTAATTGAAGATTTAACTCAAGCGTTAAATTAA